In the genome of bacterium, the window GGCCCGTGTCGATGCGCCCGGACACGATCGCCGACGGCACGACGGCGCCCTTCGACGCGCGGATGTTCGAGCTGCTGAAGGAATGCGTCGACCGCTGGCTGACCGTGCCCGAGCCACGGCTGCGGGCCGCGGTCCCTCAGCTCGCGGCCGCCGGAAAAGTGGTCGCGGAAGGCGCGGGGGCGCTGGCGTATGCGGCCCTGGAACAGCTGACTCCCGGGGTGCCGACCGTCGCCGTGGTCAGCGGCGGGAACATCGATCCGATTCTGCTGGCCTCGCTGCTCGCGGACTAGCTCGCTTGGATGCCCGTCAGGGGGAGGGCCGCCCGCTCAGGCGCTGAGCACGTCCTCGCAGACCTTCAGCGCCGACCGGATGTCGGCGGCGCTGATGCCGTGGTGGGTCACGAAACGCAGGCGGCGCGGACCGGTGGCGCCACCGAGGAGGCCGCGCCGCCGGCACTCCTCCTCGAATTCGGAGGCGGTCGTCTGCTGGAGGTCGAAATACACGATGTTGGTCTGGACTCGCGAGAGCTCACAGCCGATGCCCGGTAGCTCGGCGAGGCCCTCGGCCAGGATTCGGGCGTTGGCGTGGTCCTCGGCCAGGCGGTCGACCATGCTGTCGAGGGCGATCAGCCCGGCGGCCGCCAGCACCCCGGTCTGGCGCATCCCACCGCCGAGCCGCTTGCGCCAGCGCCGGGCCCGCTCGATCGCCTCACGCGACCCGCAGAACATGCTGCCGGCCGGGCAGGCGAGCCCTTTCGACAGGCAGAAGGTCACGGTGTCGCCGCACGCGGCGATGTCCGCGACATCGACCCCCAGCGCCACCGCCGCGTTGAAGATCCGGGCGCCGTCGAGATGCACCCGCAGGCCCTGAGCCCGGGCCGCGTCGGAGGCCGCGCGCAGCGCGGGCATCGGCCAGACCACGCCGCCGTGCAGGTTGTGCGTGTTCTCAAAGCTCACCATCGCCGTCAGGGGGAAATGCGAGTCGTCACGCGGCCGCACCGCAGCGACGACCTGCTCCGCCGACATGACACCGGCTTCGGTTTCCACGGGTTGGATCTGCACCCCGGCGATGGCGGCGGCGCCGGCGGCCTCGTAGAGAAACGTGTGCGAGTGCGCGTCCGCGATCATCTCGTCACCGGCGCGGGCGTGGACCGCGGTGCCGATCAGGTTGCCCATCGTGCCGGTCGGCACGAACACCGACGCCTCCTTACCGAGCCGGGCGGCGGCGACCTCCTCGAGGCGGTTGACCGTCGGATCGTCGCCGAAAACGTCGTCGCCAAGCGGCGCGTTCATCATCGCCCGTCGCATTTCCGGGGTCGGCTGGGTGACGGTGTCGGAGCGGAGGTCGATCGCCGTCACGCGATTAATCTAACCCCGCTTGAAAGCCGACCTCATCCTCGCCGGCGGCCGCATTCGCACGCTCGGACGCTCCGGCCTCAGGACGAACAGCCACCTCGCGGTCGCCGGCGGGCGGGTGATCGCCTGCGGCGGCGCCGAGCTGATGGGTCTTCGAGGCTCGCGCACCCAGGTCGTCAAGCTCTCGGGCTCGGCCGTCCTGCCGGGGTTCAATGACGCGCACGCCCATGTCGTCTACTACGGCCTGACCCGTTTCGGCGCGGACCTTGGGGGCGCGCGGAGCGTCGGTGACATCCTCGATCGATTGAAGGCGCATGCGCGGCGCCTCAAGCCCGGCGAATGGCAGCACGGGATGGGCTACCGGGCGGATGAGCTGGCGGAGCGCCGGCAGCCCCACCGGCGCGAGCTGGACCGCGTCACCGGCCGGCGCCCGTGCTTCATCGACGAGCGTGGCGGCCACGCGCGCGTCGCCAACTCGGCCGCGCTGGAGGTGGCTCGAATCACCGCCGACACAGCGAATCCGCCTGGCGGCCGGATCGGCCGTGAACTTGACGGCACGCCCAACGGGCTGCTGCTCGAGACCGCCATGCGCCTGGTCGCCGACGTGCAGCCGCCGCCGAGCCTCGAGCGCCGAACGCAGGGGATCCTGAGAGCCCAGCGCCTGCTGCTCTCGCGCGGCATCACCTCGGTCGGCGCCGCCGTCAACCGCGGCTTCGCGGACGACCTGCGCGCTTACCAGGGGCTGGCCGCGGGCCGGCGGCTCAAGCTGCGCGTCAACGAGTTCCTCTCCTGGGAGCTGCTGGACGCCGCCTCCAGCCTGGGCGTCCGGGCGGGCTTTGGCGGCGCCCTCGTCAGAGCGGGCCCGATCAAAGTCTTCGTCGACGGAGGTGCGGATCGAGTTGCGATGCGATCGGGCGGGGGCGTCTGGCGCACGTCGCCGGCCGAGCTCCGCGAGCTCGTCGGCCGCGCGACCGCGGCGGGGTTGCAGGTGGCGGCGCACGCCATCGGGGATGGCGCCATCGAAGCCATGTGCGACGCCGTTGAAGCGTCCGGCGGCGCTCACCTGCGCCATCGCGTCGAGCACTGCACCATCTGCCCGCCCGACCTGCAGGCCCGGCTGGCCAAGCTTGGCATGGTGGCGGTCATGCAGCCGATGGCGGCTCGCTTCGGGCGGGTCGCGTCGGCGATCTTCTTTCCGGCTCGTGACCGCTCTCACCTCGTCCCCCATGGCCCCCTGCTGCGATCTGGGGTCCCGGTCGCGTTCAGCTCGGACCTGCCGGTCGTTCCCGATCCCAACCCGTGGACCGGAATTCGCGTCGCCGTCGACGACCAGGTGAACGGCATCAGCTTGCTGGCGGCGCTGCGCGCGTACACGTCGGCCGGCGCCTACGCAAGCTTTGAGGAAAACCGGAAGGGAAGCCTCGAGCCGGGCATGCTGGCGGACCTCCAGGTCTACGAAGGCGACCCCCTCATGGCGACTGGACCCCACCCCGAGGGCCCCCGCCCGAGAGCGGTCCTCCTGGGCGGAGTACGCGTCTTCGGCTCGCTCTAGCGTCCCGGCGAGGCCGGATCAGCTGGCATTGCCGTCCGCGTCGACCCCCTTCGGTGGCGGGCCGGGCATCGAGCCCGGGGGAGCCGGCTCGACGTGCGGCCCGGCCGCCGCGGCGGTCCGCCGCGACGATGGACGCCTCGCCGCCGCGATTCCGCGGGCGGCTGTTTTGGGGGCCGCCTTGGGGGCGGCAGACCGGCGCGCCGCGGGTTGGCGTGCAGCCGCGTGGCGCCCCGCGGGCTTGCGTTCGGTTTTTCTGGGGGCGACCTCGGCGCCGCGCGATGCCGCGGCGCGCGCCAGTTGCTGGACCTGCCGGCTCAAGCCGTCCAGGCGCTTCAGAGCCTTGTCGAGGTCGGCCTGACGCGCGGTGCGATCCACCTGGGCCTGCACCTGCTGGAGAGCGGATTGCAACGTCTTCTGCCCATCCTTGATCGTTCGCTCGAGCTGTTGGCGCAGGTCACCGGGCACCCGTTTCTCCGCTTCGCGCAGCGCCGACCGGCCGGCCTTCACCGCCCGCTTCAAAAGCCTGGATCGCGTTGACGCCCGCTTTGGTGCTGCCATGCATCAACCTCCCTGATAACGCACCGCGTTAGAATGGGCCGGACGAAATGACTCCAACCCCTGAACGACACCTTATCAAGAAGTACGCGAATCGCAAGCTCTATGACACGCGCACGAGTCGCTACATCACGCTGGAAGGTATCGCCGAGCTCGTGCGCGACGGGCATGAGATCAAGGTTGTCGACCGGGAGAACGGACACGACCTGACCCAGGTGATCCTTTCGCAGATCGTCCTGTCCGAGGAGAAACGCGGCCCCGCGCGGCTGGTCGACGCCGGCGGCGAGGTCATCCACGAACGCGGCCAGGCGCTTCTGGACTACGTGCGCAAGACCCTCAACGTCCCCGCCGATCTGAGGCACCAGATGGAGCGGCGTCGCGGCGACCTCGAGGTGCTGGCCGACGAGGCGATCGAGCGGGCGCTCCGCCGCCTTCGCATCCCAAGCCGGTCGGACATCGACCAGGTCAACGAACGCCTCGACCGGCTGGCCGCCCAGCTCAAGCGGCTGGGCGCGCAGACCCCGGCCAAGACCAACAAGAGCCGGCGGGGTAAGTAGCCGGGCTCATACCGGCCGTGACCCCGCTGGTGCCGTGCGTGAGCGAGGAGCGGAGCCGACTACGACGCAGATGGGCCGCTCTGGGGTATGAGTTTCGGCGCCGCCGAAATTGCACCGCCCCGCAGGGGCGCTGCAACCCGCAAAGTATTTCTGGGTCGGTGCGCTAGGTCGCATAAACGAAAGGCCGCTCGCTGACGACCGCCCGGATCACCACGTCCGCCTCGACGCGGTAGGTCGCCTGACGCACGCGGCGGTCGGCGCGCAGCTGCTGCGTCATCAGCTCGGCCGTCTCCGCCAGGCGGTTGGCGTCACCGATCGTCGTGATCGTCCAGGGGGGTGGCACGACCACTCCTCCGATCGCGACCCCGCCTGGGGCCTGCTCGATCGGCACGCCGGCGACGACCCGCCGGTCGTTGACCGCGATCGCCTCCGCTCCGCCGACCGCGAGATTGTTCAACGCATCCTGCAGGTCCAGGACCTTCAGCCCGCCGGCGTCGATCACGAGCACCACTCCGGGTCCGTGCACCGGAACCAGCCCTTCCAGCGCCCGCAGCCGGTTGGCCTCATCGGTCAACACCT includes:
- a CDS encoding low-specificity L-threonine aldolase; amino-acid sequence: MTAIDLRSDTVTQPTPEMRRAMMNAPLGDDVFGDDPTVNRLEEVAAARLGKEASVFVPTGTMGNLIGTAVHARAGDEMIADAHSHTFLYEAAGAAAIAGVQIQPVETEAGVMSAEQVVAAVRPRDDSHFPLTAMVSFENTHNLHGGVVWPMPALRAASDAARAQGLRVHLDGARIFNAAVALGVDVADIAACGDTVTFCLSKGLACPAGSMFCGSREAIERARRWRKRLGGGMRQTGVLAAAGLIALDSMVDRLAEDHANARILAEGLAELPGIGCELSRVQTNIVYFDLQQTTASEFEEECRRRGLLGGATGPRRLRFVTHHGISAADIRSALKVCEDVLSA
- a CDS encoding amidohydrolase; translation: MKADLILAGGRIRTLGRSGLRTNSHLAVAGGRVIACGGAELMGLRGSRTQVVKLSGSAVLPGFNDAHAHVVYYGLTRFGADLGGARSVGDILDRLKAHARRLKPGEWQHGMGYRADELAERRQPHRRELDRVTGRRPCFIDERGGHARVANSAALEVARITADTANPPGGRIGRELDGTPNGLLLETAMRLVADVQPPPSLERRTQGILRAQRLLLSRGITSVGAAVNRGFADDLRAYQGLAAGRRLKLRVNEFLSWELLDAASSLGVRAGFGGALVRAGPIKVFVDGGADRVAMRSGGGVWRTSPAELRELVGRATAAGLQVAAHAIGDGAIEAMCDAVEASGGAHLRHRVEHCTICPPDLQARLAKLGMVAVMQPMAARFGRVASAIFFPARDRSHLVPHGPLLRSGVPVAFSSDLPVVPDPNPWTGIRVAVDDQVNGISLLAALRAYTSAGAYASFEENRKGSLEPGMLADLQVYEGDPLMATGPHPEGPRPRAVLLGGVRVFGSL
- a CDS encoding DUF881 domain-containing protein, which gives rise to MSARSRPARGPRRRSTARGVSVWLIALAVAFIATVQIRSQAEVERSLAGTDTTSLAFLIDDLHRANDLLDAETTDLTKRQVALQSGTSGAADQVLTDEANRLRALEGLVPVHGPGVVLVIDAGGLKVLDLQDALNNLAVGGAEAIAVNDRRVVAGVPIEQAPGGVAIGGVVVPPPWTITTIGDANRLAETAELMTQQLRADRRVRQATYRVEADVVIRAVVSERPFVYAT